The Iamia sp. SCSIO 61187 genomic sequence GGCTCGCGTCGCCTCGGCGGCGCCGCGCGCCACCAGGGCGCCGGCCCGACCGGGGGTGCGGTTCCAGACGGTCGTGGGGTGGCCGGCGGTGAGCAGGGCGCGGGCCAGGGCCCGACCCATGGGGCCGAGCCCGAGGACGGTGACGGGGACGGGTGGAGGTGCCATGGGGCGACCGTAAGGTCTGACACCGGTGTGAAGGTCAAGGCCCGAGGAGGTCGATCGTGAGGATCCAGGAGCTGGCCGATCTGACCGGGGCGAGCGAGCGGTCGCTCCGCTACTACGAGCAGCGGGGCCTCCTCCGCCCGGCGCGGCAGCCCAACGGCTACCGGGACTACGCCGAGGCCGACGTCGACGAGGTGCACCGCATCCGGATGCTGCTGGCCGCCGGCCTCTCGACCGAGGTCATCGCCCAGGTGCTGCCGTGCATGGTCGACGAGGGGGGCGTGCTGGCGCCGTGCTCGGCCGACATGGT encodes the following:
- a CDS encoding MerR family transcriptional regulator; protein product: MRIQELADLTGASERSLRYYEQRGLLRPARQPNGYRDYAEADVDEVHRIRMLLAAGLSTEVIAQVLPCMVDEGGVLAPCSADMVPTFLAERQRIDEAIAELAATRDLLDAIVAATPDLPPDEACPDEAASGSSV